In Salinibacterium sp. dk2585, a single window of DNA contains:
- the nhaA gene encoding Na+/H+ antiporter NhaA, with the protein MSQGQHRTLFGFGRYSEAVRITEILRKETVGGAILVAAALVAIVWANSPWADAYFALRDFRIGYAPWHLELSIGHWASDGLLAIFFFLVGLELKREFVAGDLRKPVTALVPVAAAIGGVVVPALIYVGINWGNPLAMRGWATPTATDIAFAVAVLAIIGSGLPTALRIFLLTLAVVDDLIAIVIIAVFYTTEIQLTPLLIALVPLAVYAFLAQRYRHIFGRHRASAWIILLPIGVVVWALVHASGIHATIAGVVLGFMIPVLRKNTSDNGPGLAEILEHRVRPLSAGVAVPIFAFFAAGVAIGGWEGFSNSLGDTITLGIIAGLVIGKPIGILGTTWLLSRLRGVNLDPTLRWVDLFGVSLLAGIGFTVSLLVAELSFGAGVLNDHAKVGILCASVLAALIGAVVLRSRSRHYKRLAAMEKIDEDADGIPDVYQQRGDS; encoded by the coding sequence ATGTCACAAGGCCAGCACCGCACCCTCTTCGGCTTCGGTCGCTACAGCGAAGCCGTCCGCATCACCGAGATCCTCCGCAAGGAGACCGTCGGTGGTGCGATCCTCGTGGCGGCGGCGCTCGTCGCCATCGTGTGGGCGAACTCCCCCTGGGCGGATGCCTACTTCGCCCTGCGTGACTTCCGCATCGGCTATGCACCGTGGCACCTCGAGCTAAGTATCGGCCATTGGGCCTCCGACGGGCTGCTCGCAATCTTCTTCTTCCTCGTGGGCCTCGAGCTCAAGCGCGAGTTCGTCGCGGGCGACCTCCGCAAGCCCGTCACGGCCCTCGTGCCGGTCGCGGCTGCCATCGGCGGAGTCGTCGTGCCCGCCCTCATCTACGTTGGGATCAACTGGGGCAACCCGCTGGCCATGCGCGGCTGGGCCACCCCCACGGCGACCGATATCGCCTTCGCCGTCGCAGTGCTCGCGATCATCGGCTCGGGCCTCCCGACGGCGCTCCGCATCTTCCTGCTGACCCTTGCAGTCGTGGATGACCTCATCGCGATCGTCATCATCGCCGTCTTCTACACGACCGAGATCCAGCTCACCCCGCTCCTGATCGCCCTCGTGCCACTCGCGGTCTACGCGTTCCTTGCGCAGCGCTACCGCCACATCTTCGGGCGTCACCGTGCGAGCGCGTGGATCATCCTGCTCCCCATCGGCGTGGTCGTCTGGGCGCTCGTGCACGCCTCCGGCATCCACGCGACGATCGCTGGCGTCGTGCTGGGCTTCATGATTCCCGTGCTGCGCAAGAACACGAGCGACAACGGGCCCGGCCTCGCGGAGATCCTCGAGCACAGGGTGCGGCCGCTCTCGGCCGGCGTCGCGGTGCCGATCTTCGCCTTCTTCGCTGCCGGCGTCGCGATCGGCGGCTGGGAGGGCTTCAGCAATTCGCTCGGCGACACCATCACACTCGGCATCATCGCGGGCCTCGTGATCGGCAAGCCCATCGGAATCCTTGGCACCACCTGGCTGCTCTCCCGCCTCCGCGGCGTCAATCTCGACCCGACCCTGCGTTGGGTCGACCTTTTCGGCGTCTCGCTGCTCGCCGGCATCGGGTTCACGGTCTCGCTGCTCGTCGCGGAACTGAGTTTCGGCGCCGGTGTGCTCAACGACCACGCCAAGGTCGGCATCCTTTGCGCCTCCGTGCTGGCCGCCCTCATTGGCGCCGTCGTGCTCCGTTCGCGCAGCCGGCACTACAAGAGGCTCGCCGCGATGGAAAAGATTGACGAGGACGCCGACGGCATCCCGGATGTCTACCAGCAGCGAGGCGACAGCTGA